A region of Anolis sagrei isolate rAnoSag1 chromosome 2, rAnoSag1.mat, whole genome shotgun sequence DNA encodes the following proteins:
- the ATP5PD gene encoding ATP synthase subunit d, mitochondrial produces the protein MAGRRAALKAIDWAAFAERVPPNQKPMFMALKTRSDGLSAKLTSLPEAPPAIDWAFYKTAIAKAGMVDEFENKFKALKIPEPVDTQSAKIDAQEQEAAKSAASYVQASKDRIVQYEKELQKFKNMIPFDQMTLDDYFEAFPETRLDKEKYPFWPHKPIADL, from the exons ATGGCTGGCCGCAGAGCTGCTTTGAAAGCAATTGACTGGGCGGCATTTGCTGAGCGAGTGCCTCCCAATCAAAAACCCATGTTCATGGCCCTGAAAACACGCAGTGATGGTCTCTCAGCAAA ACTTACTTCTTTGCCAGAGGCACCTCCAGCTATTGACTGGGCATTTTACAAGACTGCAATTGCCAAAGCAGGCATGGTGGATGAATTTGAGAATAAG TTTAAAGCCCTCAAAATTCCTGAGCCTGTGGATACCCAGTCAGCAAAGATAGATGCCCAAGAGCAAGAAGCT GCCAAGAGTGCAGCTTCCTATGTACAGGCCTCTAAGGACCGTATTGTTCAATATGAGAAGGAG cTTCAGAAGTTTAAAAACATGATCCCCTTTGATCAGATGACCCTTGATGATTACTTTGAGGCATTTCCTGAAACTAGGTTGGACAAAGAGAAGTATCCATTTTGGCCACACAAGCCTATTGCTGACTTGTAA
- the KCTD2 gene encoding BTB/POZ domain-containing protein KCTD2 — protein MAELTAAGEGNPGRGRTPSPLPGPPSPRPPATAPATSEAAPGGGPGGGSKWVRLNVGGTYFVSTRQTLCREPKSFLCRLCCQEGPELGSDKDETGAYLIDRDPTYFGPILNYLRHGKLIINKELAEEGVLEEAEFYNIASLVRLVKERIRDNESRTSQGPVKHVYRVLQCQEEELTQMVSTMSDGWKFEQLINIGSSYNYGNEDQAEFLCVVSRELNNSTNGIVIEPSEKAKILQERGSRM, from the exons ATGGCGGAGCTGACGGCAGCCGGGGAGGGCAACCCAGGCCGGGGCCGCACGCCCAGCCCGCTCCCGGGGCCCCCCAGCCCTCGCCCGCCCGCCACCGCCCCCGCCACCTCGGAGGCCGCGCCGGGAGGAGGCCCAGGCGGGGGCTCCAAGTGGGTCCGGCTGAACGTGGGCGGCACGTACTTCGTGAGCACCCGGCAGACGCTGTGCCGCGAGCCCAAGTCCTTCCTCTGTCGCCTCTGCTGCCAGGAGGGGCCCGAGCTCGGCTCCGACAAG GATGAAACGGGGGCATATCTCATTGATAGGGATCCCACATATTTTGGTCCAATTCTGAACTACCTCCGGCATGGAAAACTCATAATAAACAAAGAATTGGCAGAAGAAG GTGTGTTAGAAGAAGCTGAATTTTATAACATTGCATCTCTCGTGCGGCTGGTGAAGGAGCGAATACGGGACAATGAAAGCAGAACTTCTCAA GGACCTGTCAAGCACGTATACAGAGTCCTGCAGTGCCAAGAGGAAGAGCTCACTCAGATGGTGTCCACTATGTCTGATGGATGGAAATTTGAACAG CTAATCAATATTGGATCTTCCTATAACTATGGAAATGAAGACCAAGCAGAATTTCTCTGTGTTGTATCCAGAGAGCTCAATAACTCTACCAATGGCATAGTCATAGAACCTAGTGAGAAAGCAAAG ATTCTTCAGGAACGAGGATCACGGATGTAA